Proteins encoded together in one Nitrospiraceae bacterium window:
- a CDS encoding vitamin B12-dependent ribonucleotide reductase codes for MKALDSVVLSQNALKVLEKRYLKKNEEGKIVETPAQLFTRVAKSISAADINYGKSESEVKQTETAFYNMMTSLDFLPNSPTLMNAGRELGQLSACFVLPVGDSMESIFDAVKNAAIIHKSGGGTGFSFSSLRPSGDVVGSTKGVSSGPISFMTVFDAATEAVKQGGTRRGANMGLLRVDHPDILSFITCKDENTKLNNFNISVGITEEFMKALDEDKEYSLFNPRSKKTVQRLRAKDVFNLIVNHAWKNGEPGIVFLDRMNEGNPTPKQGEIESTNPCGEQPLLPFESCNLGSINLSKMVKQSDECPEIDWKRLKDTVWNAVHFLDNVIDMNKYPLKKIEEMTKANRKIGLGIMGWADMLILLQIPYNSERAVKLAEEVMGFIQAEGRKASSALAEERGCFPNHKESIYNSRMKVRNATVTTIAPTGTLSIIAGCSSGIEPLFAVSYVRTVLEGTKLIEVNPHFEKVAKERGFLKRELMEKIAEKGTIKNFEEIPEDVKKVFVTAHDISPMEHITSQAAFQKYVDNAVSKTVNFSHDAAPKDVEEAYILAYKLGCKGVTVYRDGSRDEQVLSTGKSSKDTGRQQVAEARTTEKVVPRKRPEMIKGATRLMKTGCGNLYVTINADDKGQFFELFTSMGKAGGCASSQSEAIGRLVSLVFRSNIDAQEVVNQLKGISCHQPSWCNGGRILSCSDAIAKAIEKHSEDCHKGNGNGHKDDSDIMLVGACPECGGAVEHEGGCAVCRNCGFTRCT; via the coding sequence ATGAAGGCTTTAGACAGTGTTGTTCTTTCGCAAAACGCTTTAAAGGTCCTTGAAAAACGCTATCTTAAAAAAAACGAGGAAGGCAAGATCGTTGAAACGCCTGCCCAGCTTTTCACAAGGGTTGCCAAAAGCATATCTGCCGCTGACATCAACTATGGTAAATCTGAATCAGAGGTAAAACAGACAGAAACAGCATTCTATAATATGATGACCTCTCTGGATTTTCTGCCAAACAGCCCTACGTTAATGAATGCCGGAAGGGAACTGGGACAGCTGTCTGCCTGCTTTGTGCTTCCTGTTGGTGATTCCATGGAATCAATATTCGATGCTGTGAAGAATGCAGCAATTATTCATAAATCAGGCGGAGGAACAGGATTTAGTTTTTCAAGCCTTCGTCCTAGCGGTGATGTTGTAGGTTCCACAAAAGGCGTCTCTTCAGGCCCAATCTCGTTCATGACTGTGTTTGACGCAGCAACAGAGGCTGTTAAACAGGGGGGGACAAGAAGAGGAGCTAATATGGGGCTTCTGAGAGTAGATCATCCTGACATACTCAGTTTTATAACATGCAAAGATGAAAATACCAAGCTCAACAACTTTAATATATCTGTCGGCATTACAGAAGAATTCATGAAGGCATTAGATGAGGACAAGGAATATTCGCTCTTCAATCCAAGATCAAAGAAAACTGTTCAGCGTCTGAGAGCAAAAGACGTATTTAATCTCATAGTAAATCACGCATGGAAAAATGGCGAACCTGGCATTGTATTCCTCGACAGGATGAATGAAGGGAACCCTACTCCAAAGCAGGGCGAGATAGAATCAACAAATCCATGCGGCGAACAGCCTCTGCTTCCTTTTGAATCATGTAATCTTGGTTCTATTAACCTCTCTAAAATGGTTAAACAGTCAGATGAATGTCCTGAGATTGACTGGAAAAGATTGAAAGACACTGTATGGAACGCCGTGCATTTTCTGGACAATGTAATAGACATGAATAAATATCCTCTTAAAAAAATCGAGGAGATGACAAAGGCAAATAGAAAGATCGGGCTGGGAATAATGGGATGGGCAGACATGCTTATTCTGCTTCAGATTCCATACAACTCAGAAAGGGCTGTAAAACTTGCTGAAGAAGTAATGGGCTTTATACAAGCAGAGGGAAGAAAGGCATCTTCTGCGCTTGCTGAAGAACGCGGGTGTTTCCCAAATCACAAGGAAAGCATATACAACAGCAGAATGAAAGTAAGAAATGCAACAGTAACAACAATAGCTCCAACAGGAACTCTCTCTATAATCGCCGGATGTTCCTCTGGAATAGAGCCCCTGTTTGCAGTCTCATATGTAAGAACCGTGCTTGAAGGAACAAAGCTCATAGAGGTTAATCCTCATTTTGAGAAAGTTGCAAAAGAGCGCGGATTCTTGAAAAGAGAGCTTATGGAAAAAATTGCTGAAAAAGGAACGATAAAAAACTTTGAAGAGATACCGGAAGATGTTAAGAAAGTTTTTGTCACAGCGCATGATATCTCTCCAATGGAACACATAACAAGTCAGGCGGCATTCCAGAAATATGTGGACAACGCAGTATCGAAGACAGTCAATTTCTCCCATGATGCCGCACCAAAAGATGTTGAAGAAGCCTATATCCTTGCATACAAACTTGGCTGCAAAGGCGTTACTGTTTATAGAGACGGCTCTAGAGATGAACAGGTTCTCTCAACAGGGAAATCATCAAAAGACACAGGCAGGCAGCAGGTAGCAGAAGCCCGCACAACAGAAAAGGTAGTGCCGAGAAAAAGACCTGAGATGATAAAAGGCGCAACAAGGCTTATGAAAACAGGCTGCGGAAATCTTTATGTAACAATCAATGCGGACGACAAAGGACAGTTCTTTGAACTCTTTACATCAATGGGAAAAGCAGGAGGATGTGCTTCAAGCCAGTCAGAGGCGATCGGAAGACTCGTATCACTTGTATTCCGCTCAAACATAGATGCGCAGGAAGTTGTTAATCAGCTTAAGGGAATATCATGCCACCAGCCTTCATGGTGCAATGGCGGGAGGATTCTCTCGTGCTCTGATGCGATCGCAAAGGCAATCGAGAAACACTCTGAAGACTGCCACAAAGGCAACGGCAATGGGCATAAAGATGATTCTGACATTATGCTGGTAGGCGCATGTCCTGAATGCGGCGGCGCTGTTGAGCACGAAGGCGGATGTGCAGTATGCCGCAACTGCGGCTTCACAAGATGTACATGA
- a CDS encoding outer membrane protein assembly factor BamD, translating into MKIFKTILLILSLAFVISCSGKTSIQPDAKFDAEKTFAKANDLIEKKEYEDARTVLLEIKNRDHTKKYAPLAQLKLADTFLKDEDPDRAIEEYRKFTELYPDHKYASYAQYQIGNIYFNQIDGPERGSGAAFRAMDEFEKLKKMFPRNPYKEIVESRIEMCKDIISDYEFIVGNFYYKKDAYKAAITRFEGLLKKFPETKKEASVLYYLGLSYKALDNKEKAAEYFKRVVEKYPQNNIAYDAKKELSSLNKK; encoded by the coding sequence ATGAAAATATTTAAAACAATATTGCTTATTCTATCTCTGGCATTTGTCATTTCATGTTCAGGCAAGACTTCAATACAGCCTGATGCGAAATTTGACGCAGAGAAGACATTTGCAAAAGCTAATGACCTTATCGAAAAAAAAGAATACGAGGATGCAAGAACAGTCCTTCTTGAGATAAAAAACAGAGACCATACAAAAAAATATGCTCCGCTTGCACAGTTAAAGCTGGCAGATACATTTCTCAAGGATGAAGATCCAGATCGTGCAATCGAAGAATACAGAAAATTCACAGAACTGTACCCTGATCATAAATATGCATCATATGCACAATATCAAATAGGAAATATCTATTTCAATCAGATTGACGGTCCTGAGAGAGGCTCTGGCGCAGCATTCAGGGCAATGGATGAATTCGAAAAACTGAAAAAAATGTTTCCTAGAAATCCATATAAGGAAATAGTTGAGAGCAGAATCGAGATGTGCAAAGACATAATCAGCGATTATGAATTTATTGTAGGAAATTTTTATTACAAAAAAGACGCATATAAAGCAGCCATTACAAGATTCGAAGGCCTGCTTAAAAAATTCCCTGAGACTAAAAAGGAGGCATCGGTACTTTATTATCTCGGCTTGTCTTATAAGGCTCTTGACAACAAGGAAAAGGCAGCGGAATATTTTAAGCGTGTTGTAGAAAAATACCCTCAAAACAACATTGCATATGACGCAAAAAAAGAATTGTCATCCCTGAACAAAAAATAG
- a CDS encoding diguanylate cyclase — MKLEKRFNFIILSIFFLLIMLSVTSFFAIISDEHKPANVVLFTSIGYILLTVIGFLFIKTYLSKRLALLRAASEKEQSVIRELSMLNEMIGFVTSEMKFDTIIERLLEMTKNLMKAEHCGIFLFEGEKSVFKLFKTTLKEMEEVSPECIKAMLTSPLGKVISEAQPLRINNFKKELPFGHIQIKNVLALPLSAPDKNISALLVAVNRKDGFTQDDEDTLFSFAFQAFQALMMNQEIAKLAVTDGLTGLSNHRTFQEILHLEVEKAKRYNKTLPILMLDIDHFKYFNDTFGHQTGDDVLKTIAKIVKNSIRNVDFAARYGGEEFVVLLPDTGFDGAVTVAERIRNKVNNYHFPEKSDKPQSLTVSIGVAYFPLDAAEAPDIVRKADQALYFAKHQGRNKVCTYQDLLAGAAKEIPEELDEILKDPDLKHIEKIGTAIDSKSNYTKDHSLEVAAYATMLGKKINLDENEIASLKVASMLHDIGNIGIPDHILNKTTPLTNEEKSIIQGHPALAEMVLKRYPHVEDIVPAILYHHERYDGNGYPLGLKGDQIPLLARILSIVEAYQAMLSPRPYRKRMSKNEAIEELKTHSGTQFDPMIANAFIQSLGNDKDL, encoded by the coding sequence ATGAAACTAGAAAAACGCTTTAATTTTATAATCCTTTCAATCTTCTTTCTTCTTATCATGCTAAGCGTTACATCATTTTTTGCTATTATTTCAGATGAACACAAACCCGCAAATGTAGTTTTATTCACCTCCATAGGATACATACTGCTCACAGTCATAGGTTTCCTTTTCATTAAAACCTATCTGAGTAAAAGACTGGCCTTGCTCAGGGCTGCCTCAGAAAAAGAGCAGTCAGTCATAAGAGAACTCTCTATGCTCAATGAGATGATCGGCTTCGTAACATCAGAGATGAAGTTTGACACTATTATCGAAAGACTCCTTGAGATGACAAAAAATCTAATGAAGGCAGAACACTGTGGGATATTCTTATTTGAAGGCGAGAAAAGTGTATTTAAACTTTTTAAAACCACATTAAAAGAAATGGAAGAAGTTTCACCTGAGTGTATCAAAGCAATGCTTACATCCCCGCTGGGCAAGGTCATCAGCGAGGCACAGCCCTTAAGAATCAATAATTTCAAAAAAGAACTGCCGTTCGGACATATCCAGATAAAAAATGTACTTGCTCTCCCGCTTTCTGCTCCTGACAAGAATATCTCGGCTCTGCTTGTTGCAGTGAACAGAAAAGATGGTTTTACGCAGGATGACGAAGATACGCTGTTCAGTTTTGCATTTCAGGCATTTCAGGCATTAATGATGAATCAGGAGATTGCAAAGCTTGCAGTAACAGACGGACTAACCGGACTCAGCAATCACAGAACATTCCAGGAAATATTACATCTCGAAGTTGAAAAAGCAAAAAGATACAATAAAACCCTTCCTATTCTCATGCTCGATATAGATCACTTCAAATATTTTAACGACACTTTTGGACATCAGACAGGAGATGATGTTTTGAAAACAATTGCAAAAATTGTAAAAAACTCTATACGAAATGTTGACTTCGCCGCAAGATACGGTGGAGAGGAATTTGTAGTCTTGCTTCCAGACACAGGATTTGACGGAGCTGTCACAGTCGCCGAGAGAATAAGAAACAAGGTCAATAACTATCATTTTCCTGAAAAATCGGATAAACCGCAGTCGCTTACTGTAAGCATAGGTGTTGCCTATTTCCCTCTTGATGCCGCTGAAGCACCCGATATTGTTAGAAAAGCTGACCAGGCATTATATTTTGCAAAGCATCAGGGCAGAAATAAAGTCTGCACATACCAAGATCTTCTTGCAGGAGCAGCAAAAGAAATTCCAGAGGAATTAGATGAAATACTCAAGGATCCTGATCTTAAACATATCGAGAAAATCGGAACAGCTATTGATTCAAAATCAAATTATACAAAAGATCATTCGCTTGAGGTCGCAGCATACGCCACTATGCTGGGGAAAAAGATAAATCTTGATGAAAACGAGATTGCTTCTTTAAAAGTTGCAAGCATGCTGCACGACATCGGGAATATCGGGATACCGGATCACATTCTCAACAAAACTACGCCTCTGACAAACGAAGAAAAAAGCATAATACAGGGACATCCTGCGTTGGCCGAGATGGTTTTAAAAAGATATCCGCATGTGGAAGACATTGTACCTGCAATCTTATATCATCACGAAAGATATGATGGCAATGGCTATCCTCTTGGATTAAAGGGTGATCAGATACCTTTGCTTGCCAGAATACTCTCGATTGTTGAGGCATATCAGGCAATGCTTTCGCCAAGACCTTACAGAAAACGCATGTCAAAAAACGAAGCAATCGAAGAACTTAAAACTCATTCAGGCACTCAGTTTGACCCAATGATTGCTAATGCATTTATTCAATCTCTGGGGAATGATAAAGACCTTTAG
- the mnmG gene encoding tRNA uridine-5-carboxymethylaminomethyl(34) synthesis enzyme MnmG, whose amino-acid sequence MLKDSSYDIIVIGAGHAGCEAALAASRMGHRTCLFTMNLDTIAQMSCNPAIGGLAKGHIVREIDALGGEMAKVTDKAGIQFRVLNKSKGPAVWSLRAQADRVLYRVEMRRVIESQNNLDIKQDLVEKIVAEDGSVKGIITSLGIFYETKTVIVTTGTFLKGLIHIGLEHFSAGRAGEFPSNNLSDSLKKLGLEIGRLKTGTPPRLDAKTIDFSKTEAQYGDDPPIPFSYSTEKITIPQLPCYITYTNSETHQIVREGLDRSPLYSGKIKGIGPRYCPSIEDKVVRFSEKSRHQVFLEPEGLDTIEYYANGIATSLPYDVQKKLVRTIKGLENTEIMRPGYAIEYDFVYPTQLRHSLETKLISGLFLAGQINGTSGYEEAAAQGFMAGVNASLRLQRKEPFILARHEAYIGVLIDDLITKGTSEPYRMFTSRAEYRLLLRHDNADLRLMEKGYKLGLIGSEQFKKFEEKKNLISDEIKRLKKIRVKPASVNSFLENLSASAITEDTSLEHLLKRPEIGYTLIKNLSPSQAILTEDIEKQVETQIKYEGYIVKQIEMAEKLNKIEQKKIPEGFEYSSINGLSKEILEKLQKIMPDNLGQASRISGITPAALSLLMISIEKRKRQEKNETRKTL is encoded by the coding sequence ATGTTAAAAGATTCCAGCTATGACATTATCGTAATAGGCGCTGGTCATGCGGGATGCGAGGCTGCGCTTGCAGCCAGCCGCATGGGTCATAGAACATGCCTTTTTACTATGAATCTTGACACTATTGCCCAGATGTCATGTAATCCTGCTATTGGTGGACTTGCGAAAGGCCATATCGTTCGCGAGATAGATGCACTCGGCGGAGAGATGGCGAAAGTTACTGATAAAGCAGGAATCCAATTCAGAGTATTGAATAAATCAAAAGGTCCTGCTGTCTGGTCATTAAGAGCTCAGGCAGACAGGGTTCTGTACAGAGTCGAGATGCGAAGAGTGATCGAGTCACAAAACAATCTCGATATAAAGCAAGATTTGGTAGAAAAGATCGTTGCTGAAGACGGGAGTGTAAAAGGTATCATCACGTCGCTCGGAATTTTTTATGAAACAAAAACTGTTATTGTTACAACAGGGACATTCTTAAAAGGATTGATCCATATTGGACTTGAACATTTTTCCGCTGGCAGGGCAGGGGAATTTCCTTCAAACAATCTCTCTGATTCTCTTAAGAAACTCGGACTCGAGATAGGCAGATTAAAAACAGGAACTCCGCCAAGACTTGATGCAAAGACTATTGATTTTTCAAAGACAGAGGCCCAGTACGGGGATGACCCGCCAATTCCTTTTTCCTACAGCACAGAAAAAATTACGATTCCTCAGCTTCCATGTTACATAACATATACAAATTCCGAGACTCATCAGATAGTCAGAGAAGGTCTTGACCGCTCGCCGCTTTACAGCGGAAAGATTAAAGGAATCGGGCCAAGATACTGTCCCTCAATCGAAGATAAAGTGGTAAGGTTTTCTGAAAAATCCAGGCATCAGGTATTTCTCGAGCCGGAAGGACTGGATACAATTGAATATTATGCAAACGGCATTGCAACCAGTCTTCCATACGATGTGCAGAAAAAATTGGTTCGCACGATTAAGGGGCTTGAAAATACTGAGATAATGAGACCGGGTTATGCGATTGAATACGATTTTGTATATCCAACACAATTAAGACACAGCCTCGAGACAAAATTAATAAGCGGCCTTTTTCTTGCAGGACAGATTAACGGCACATCCGGCTATGAAGAAGCAGCAGCGCAGGGGTTTATGGCAGGCGTAAATGCATCGCTCAGGCTTCAGCGAAAAGAACCTTTTATATTAGCAAGGCATGAAGCATATATCGGAGTTTTGATAGATGATTTGATTACAAAAGGAACTTCAGAGCCTTACAGGATGTTCACCTCAAGGGCAGAATACAGGCTTCTTTTAAGACATGACAATGCTGACCTCAGACTTATGGAAAAAGGTTACAAGCTCGGTCTTATAGGCAGTGAACAGTTCAAAAAATTTGAGGAGAAAAAAAATCTGATCTCAGATGAAATCAAAAGACTCAAGAAAATAAGGGTAAAACCAGCCAGTGTAAACAGTTTCCTTGAAAATTTGAGCGCCTCTGCAATAACAGAAGACACCAGCCTTGAACATCTTCTCAAAAGGCCGGAAATCGGATATACTCTAATCAAGAACTTATCTCCTTCTCAAGCTATTCTTACTGAAGATATAGAGAAACAGGTGGAAACACAGATAAAATACGAAGGATATATAGTAAAACAGATAGAGATGGCAGAAAAACTAAACAAAATAGAGCAGAAAAAAATCCCTGAAGGATTTGAGTACAGTTCTATAAATGGTCTTTCAAAAGAGATACTTGAAAAACTCCAGAAAATAATGCCGGACAATCTTGGACAAGCAAGCAGGATTTCCGGAATAACACCGGCAGCGCTTTCACTGCTCATGATAAGCATAGAAAAACGCAAAAGACAGGAGAAGAATGAAACTAGAAAAACGCTTTAA
- a CDS encoding NYN domain-containing protein — protein sequence MDGYNLMGIFHRDLEAQREKLIYRMSEYIKGKGHEVTIVFDGWKSGGKIENQSLIKGVNVIYSRLGEKADAVIKRIVSSEKKHWIVVSSDREISDHAWTKGSVALTADEFINVLEKSEKFLNRDYVLLEDEEYSQKKKGSPNKLSKRNKIKKRTLNKL from the coding sequence ATAGACGGCTATAACTTAATGGGCATTTTTCACAGAGACCTCGAAGCCCAGAGAGAAAAACTTATCTACAGAATGAGCGAGTACATAAAGGGAAAAGGCCATGAGGTTACCATTGTATTTGACGGCTGGAAAAGCGGCGGGAAAATCGAAAACCAGTCACTAATAAAAGGAGTGAATGTTATATATTCAAGACTTGGCGAGAAGGCGGATGCAGTTATAAAAAGAATAGTAAGCTCAGAAAAAAAGCACTGGATAGTTGTCAGTTCAGACAGGGAGATATCTGACCATGCGTGGACAAAGGGTTCTGTTGCATTAACAGCCGATGAGTTTATAAATGTATTAGAAAAAAGCGAGAAGTTTCTAAATAGAGATTATGTGCTTCTTGAAGATGAGGAATATTCCCAGAAGAAAAAGGGAAGTCCAAACAAACTTTCTAAAAGAAACAAGATAAAAAAAAGAACGCTTAATAAACTTTAA
- a CDS encoding phosphatase PAP2 family protein: MKILRLRPSDIVTIAFIVILLVITTAFNSAIPQRHILIPLYLIMIFAQVFIFLIKDKTRFLKFTYNIIFPLVSVLVLFDSLGWVVHHVNPKDVDPFLIKFDYMMFGVHPTVALEKIINPVLTDIFQLSYTSYYFLPIILGIALIKGKKDKEFDRSLFLVLFCFYLSYIGYILMPALGPRFTIDHLQTQELQGFLITEPIQKLLNDLEGIKRDAFPSGHTAVTLTVLYLSYRFKRILFWIFLPLVAGLVFATVYCRYHYVVDVIAGIVLAILTIMIGEWYYNQWEKKNFK; the protein is encoded by the coding sequence ATGAAAATTTTAAGATTGAGACCTTCTGATATCGTAACAATAGCTTTTATTGTTATCCTGCTGGTTATAACAACTGCATTTAACTCAGCAATTCCCCAAAGACATATTCTTATACCGCTTTATCTTATAATGATTTTTGCACAGGTTTTTATTTTTTTAATAAAGGACAAAACACGATTCCTGAAATTTACATATAACATAATCTTCCCTCTGGTAAGCGTGCTTGTTTTATTCGACAGCCTCGGATGGGTTGTTCATCATGTAAATCCAAAAGATGTCGATCCTTTTCTAATAAAATTCGATTACATGATGTTTGGTGTTCATCCAACAGTGGCGCTTGAAAAAATAATTAATCCGGTGCTCACAGACATTTTTCAGCTTTCATACACATCGTATTATTTTCTGCCAATAATTCTCGGCATTGCTTTAATAAAAGGGAAGAAGGACAAGGAATTTGACAGATCGCTGTTCTTGGTGCTTTTTTGTTTCTATCTTTCTTATATAGGATATATTCTTATGCCTGCTTTAGGCCCGAGATTCACCATAGATCATCTACAGACACAAGAACTTCAGGGATTTTTAATAACAGAACCAATACAGAAGCTCCTGAATGATCTTGAAGGAATAAAGCGGGATGCTTTTCCTAGCGGGCACACTGCGGTCACGCTCACAGTGCTTTACCTTTCATACAGATTCAAAAGAATATTATTCTGGATTTTCCTGCCGTTGGTTGCAGGGCTTGTATTTGCAACAGTATATTGCCGTTATCACTATGTTGTTGATGTTATAGCAGGCATAGTGCTTGCGATTCTCACGATTATGATAGGTGAATGGTATTACAACCAATGGGAAAAGAAAAATTTTAAATAG
- the hyfB gene encoding hydrogenase 4 subunit B: MDPESFLYIAVSFFILGAVASLLPLKKVKDYIYLLPVSGSVIFGILSFSLVSGSNLNVFSFPISSIFEFKFHGDSFSGFFAILISVLAFCVSIFSIGYTSSFTNKGLFGFLYNMFILSMYAVIFSANIITFLISWETMSVLSYFLVTFERDEKSSKAGLLYIVMTHIGTAFIIILFLLLYGQTGSMDFAEIKKLSSQIPENLRHLIFIFSIIGFGTKAGIIPLHTWLPKAHPAAPSNISSLMSGVMIKTGIYGFIRISIDMLGSGPEWWGVTIIIIGTISSVLGVLYALIVNDIKKLLAYSSIENIGIILLGVGASMVFNANGLYLLSGIALIAGLYHALNHSIFKGLLFMSAGSVVHAAHTKNMENMGGLLKAMPYTGLFFLIGSVSICALPPFNGFVSEWLTYQSLLLGFQADSVLAKIITPLGGAALALTGAIAAACFVKAFGISFLGMPRSRQAENAVESTPSMTAGMAVLAVLCFLSGIFPGTVINMLSSVIGSLSGYNTNNDLLSYLHADNFFIFISDSSKEIGNAITSLSPVSIILTMIVMLIALLVFIRIVNRGRKITYADSWDCGIPSLTPRMQYTSTAFTKPIKIIFKRIYLPKREINISYLVKPLFVKAMKYSGGITPFIDKYIYDNVTGFIKRIANKVRLMQSGSLHLYLGYILITLIILLIFGD; this comes from the coding sequence ATGGATCCTGAAAGTTTTCTTTATATAGCGGTTTCTTTTTTTATTTTAGGGGCGGTTGCTTCACTTCTGCCTCTTAAAAAAGTAAAAGACTATATCTATCTCCTCCCTGTTTCAGGGTCTGTTATTTTTGGGATATTGAGTTTTTCTCTTGTATCAGGCAGTAATCTGAATGTTTTTTCTTTCCCGATTTCCTCAATCTTTGAATTCAAATTTCACGGCGACTCATTTTCAGGTTTTTTTGCAATTTTGATCTCAGTTCTTGCCTTTTGCGTTTCCATATTTTCGATAGGGTATACAAGCAGTTTTACAAACAAAGGCTTATTCGGATTTTTATACAACATGTTTATACTGAGCATGTACGCTGTAATTTTTTCAGCCAATATTATTACGTTCCTCATATCATGGGAAACAATGTCTGTTCTTTCTTACTTTCTTGTTACTTTTGAAAGGGATGAAAAATCATCAAAGGCAGGGCTTCTTTACATTGTAATGACCCATATCGGCACTGCATTTATAATAATTCTTTTCCTGCTTTTATACGGACAGACAGGTAGCATGGATTTTGCTGAGATAAAAAAACTCTCCTCGCAGATACCTGAAAACCTGAGGCATCTTATTTTTATTTTTTCTATTATCGGGTTTGGCACAAAGGCGGGCATTATTCCTCTCCACACATGGCTTCCAAAGGCACATCCTGCAGCGCCTTCTAATATTTCTTCTTTGATGTCTGGAGTAATGATTAAAACTGGGATATACGGTTTTATCAGAATAAGCATAGACATGCTCGGGAGCGGACCTGAATGGTGGGGGGTGACCATAATTATAATAGGCACGATTTCTTCTGTGCTTGGAGTTTTGTATGCGCTTATAGTGAATGATATCAAAAAGCTTCTTGCATATTCGAGCATCGAAAATATCGGAATAATTCTTCTCGGGGTGGGCGCTTCAATGGTATTCAATGCCAACGGATTATATCTGCTTTCAGGCATAGCCTTGATTGCAGGGCTCTATCATGCTTTGAACCATTCAATTTTTAAAGGGCTTTTATTCATGAGCGCAGGCTCGGTTGTGCATGCAGCACATACAAAGAACATGGAAAACATGGGCGGACTTCTTAAGGCAATGCCTTATACAGGATTATTTTTTCTGATAGGCTCTGTCTCTATCTGTGCCCTTCCTCCTTTTAACGGCTTTGTAAGCGAATGGCTTACATACCAGTCTTTGCTTCTCGGCTTTCAGGCAGATTCTGTTTTAGCAAAGATAATTACTCCTCTAGGCGGAGCTGCGCTGGCGCTTACAGGCGCTATTGCTGCTGCTTGTTTTGTAAAAGCGTTCGGCATTTCTTTTCTCGGGATGCCAAGAAGCAGGCAGGCAGAGAACGCCGTAGAATCAACTCCTTCAATGACAGCAGGCATGGCAGTTTTAGCTGTGTTATGCTTTTTATCTGGCATATTCCCCGGGACAGTAATAAACATGCTTTCTTCAGTTATCGGAAGCCTTAGCGGATACAATACTAACAATGATTTGTTGTCATATCTTCATGCTGATAATTTTTTCATTTTTATCAGCGATTCATCAAAAGAGATAGGAAATGCGATTACATCATTGTCTCCTGTGTCAATAATACTGACAATGATCGTGATGCTTATTGCTTTGCTGGTATTTATCAGAATCGTAAACAGAGGAAGAAAGATAACATATGCGGATTCATGGGACTGCGGGATACCTTCCCTTACTCCCAGAATGCAATATACATCAACAGCATTTACCAAACCAATAAAAATAATTTTTAAAAGAATTTATCTTCCAAAAAGAGAAATAAACATTTCTTATCTGGTCAAGCCTTTATTTGTTAAGGCAATGAAATACAGCGGCGGGATAACTCCATTCATAGATAAATACATATACGATAATGTCACGGGGTTCATTAAGAGAATTGCTAATAAGGTAAGATTGATGCAGTCAGGAAGCCTGCATCTTTATCTAGGCTACATATTGATAACACTTATAATTCTTTTAATATTTGGAGACTAA